The Polaribacter sp. KT25b genome contains the following window.
ATTGGTCAAATTAAAGAAGCTATAAAAGAAGCTATTTTAGACGGCAAAATTCCGAATGAACACGAAGCATCTTATCAATTTATGATTGAAAAAGGTTTATCTTTAGGGTTAAAACAATCTTAAATGAATGCAAATTTAGAAACTTGGCATACAGTAATTTTTAATCAAGATAGAACAAAATTATTAGAGATTTTAGCCGATGATGTTGTTTTTCATTCGCCTGTTGTACATACGCCACAAAAAGGAAAACAACTTACATTTATGTATTTATCTGCAGCTTTTGTGGTTTTTTTTAATGATACTTTTAAATATGTTAGAGAGGTTGTAAACGAAACGGAAACGTTGTTAGAGTTTGAAGTTGAGATTGACGGTATTCTCGTAAACGGAATCGATATGATTTCTTGGAATGATGAAGGCAAAATAACCAGTTTTAAAGTAATGCTAAGACCTTTAAAAGCATTAAATTTAATTCATGCCAAAATGGGTGAAATGCTTTTAAAATATCAAAATAAAAAATAATCATCCTTTTTTAACTATTTTTCTAAAATAAAACCTTTTTTTATTGCTAATTTCATATATTTATTGAGGATTTGTACTAATTAATCACACTCAAAAAAAAATGAAAATAAAGAAAGTACTTGTAGCAAATAGAGGAGAAATTGCAATAAGAATATTTAGAGCATGTTCAGAAATTAGTGTAAAAACGGTTGGTATTTTTACATACGAAGATCGATATTCTTTACATAGATACAAAGCCGATGAATCTTATCAAATTGGTGAAGACAACCAACCTCTAAAACCGTATTTAGACATTAATGCTATTATAAAAGTAGCCTTAGAAAATAATGTAGATGCAATTCACCCCGGTTATGGTTTTTTATCAGAAAATGCAGAATTTGCACAGAAATGTGAAGATAATAATATCATTTTTGTAGGTCCAAAAGTATCTGTTTTAAAATCTCTTGGTGATAAAATTGCTGCTAAAAAAGTAGCCATTGAAAACGATATTCCTATTATTAGAAGTAATCAAAAGCCTTTAGAAAGTTTAGAAATTGCGCTTTTTGAAGCCAATATTATTGGTTATCCTTTAATGCTAAAAGCGGCTTCTGGTGGTGGAGGACGAGGAATGCGAGTTATTAGAGAAGAAGAAGAATTAAAAAAAGCTTACGGAGAAAGTAAAAGAGAAGCCTTAAATGCTTTTGGTGATGATACTGTTTTTTTAGAAAAATTTGTAGAAAATCCGAAGCATATAGAAATTCAAATTGTTGCAGATAATTACGGCAATACGGTTCATTTATTTGAGAGAGATTGTTCGGTGCAACGTCGTTATCAAAAAGTAATAGAATTTGCGCCGTCTTACGGATTAAAAGAAGAAACAAAAAATGATTTATACAACTATGCAATTACTATTTGTAAAGCTGTAAATTATAATAATATTGGTACTGTAGAGTTTTTGGTTGATGATGATGGTTCTATTTATTTTATAGAAGTAAATCCTAGAATTCAAGTAGAACATACGGTTACAGAAGTTGTTACAAATATTGATTTGGTAAAAACACAATTATTTATTGCTGGCGGATATAAATTATCTGATCAACAAATAAAAATTGCTAATCAAAAATCAATCAAAATTAACGGTTACGCATTGCAATGTAGAATCACTACAGAAGATCCGCAAAATGATTTTAAACCAGATTTCGGTACGATTTCTACTTACAGAAGTGCTTCTGGATTTGGAATTCGACTGGATGCAGGAAGTGTGTATCAAGGTGTTAAAATTTCCCCGTTTTTTGATTCCATGTTAGTAAAAGTTACGGCAAATAGTAGAACTTTAGATGGAGCATCAAGAAAAATTAGAAGAGCTTTAAGCGAGTTTAGAATACGAGGTGTAAAAACAAATATGCCTTTTTTAGATAATATTTTAAAACACGATACTTTTAAAAAAGGAGCAATTACTGTTAATTTTATCAAATCAAATCCTGATTTATTTATTTTTAAAGCGCCAAGAAATAGAGCTAATAAAGTAATTACTTATTTGGCAGATATTACTGTAAACGGTAATCCTGATGTTAAGAAATTTGATGCAACTAAAACATTTATAAAACCAAGAATTCCTAAATTTGATGCTGATGCAAGATTTCCAAAAGGAACAAAAGATCTATTAACAGAATTAGGTCCGGATAAATTTTCTCAGTGGTTAAAAAATGAGAAAAAAATACATTATACAGATACTACAATGCGTGATGCGCATCAAAGTTTATTAGCAACCAGAATGCGAACTTTTGATATGCTAAAAGTTGCTGAAGGATATGTAAAAAATAATCCTGATATTTTTAGTATGGAAGTTTGGGGAGGCGCAACTTTTGATGTTTGCTTACGATTCTTACAAGAAAATCCGTGGGAACGCTTGCAATTGTTAAGAGCAAAAATGCCAAATGTTTTGCTGCAAATGTTAATTAGAGGTTCTAATGGCGTTGGTTATAAAGCATATTCAGATAATTTAATTGGTAAGTTTGTAGAACAATCTTGGGAAAATGGCGTTGATTTATTTAGAGTTTTTGATTCTTTAAACTGGATGAAATCTATTGCGCCTTGTATAGAACATGTTCGTACAAAAACGCAAGGTTTGGCAGAAGGTTCAATTTGTTATACAGGTGATATTTTAGATGTAAAAAACACCAAATACAACTTAAAATATTATGTTGATTTAGCAAAAGAAATAGAAAGCTCTGGCGCTCATATTTTAGGAATTAAAGACATGGCAGGTTTATTAAAACCTTATGCAGCATCAGAATTAGTGGGTGCATTAAAAGCCGAATTAAACATTCCTGTTCATTTACATACGCATGATACATCATCAATTCAGTCTGCTACGTATTTAAAAGCAATTGAAGCTGGAGTTGACGTTGTTGATGTTGCTTTAGGCGGATTGTCTGGTTTAACTTCTCAACCAAATTTTAATTCTATTGTAGAAATGATGAAGTTTCATGAGCGTGAAAATCCGATAAATATTAATTCATTAAATGTGTATTCTAATTATTGGGAAACCGTAAGAGAGTATTATTATCCTTTTGAATCAGGATTAAAATCGGGTTCTGGAGAAGTTTTTCAGCATGAAATACCTGGCGGACAATATTCTAATTTAAAACCACAAGCGCAATCTTTAGGTTTAGAAGATCGTTTTCATGAAATTACAAAAATGTATGCAGAAGTTAATACATTGTTTGGAAATATTGTAAAAGTTACGCCAAGCTCTAAAGTTGTTGGTGATATGGCGCAATATTTAGTTAGCAACAATTTAACGGTAACAGATGTTTTAGAAAGAGGTGACACCATTTCTTTTCCGCAATCTGTTGCTAGTTTTTTTAAAGGCGAATTAGGTCAGCCTGTAAATGGGTTTCCAAAGAAATTACAGAAGTTAATTTTAAAAGATCAAATTCCTTTTACAGATAGACCAAATGCTCATATTCCACCAACAGATTTTGACAAAGAATATGCTGAATTCAGAAAAATATTTGAAAATGATTTAGGAAGAAAGATTGATTTTACCGATTTTTTATCCTATAAATTATATCCAAAAGTATTTACAGATGCGTATAATAATCATTTAAAATATGATAATTTAACGAATCTTCCAACCAAAAACTTCTTTTATGGCATGGAAATAGGAGAGGAGATTACCGTTGATATTGACAAAGGAAAAACATTATTGGTAACTTTAGATTATGTAGGAAAACCAAATTCTGAAGGAATGGTTACTGTGCATTTTAAAGTAAATGGACAAGGTAGAATTGTACAAGTTAAAGATAATTCTATTAAGGTTGAAACAGTTAGCAATGTAAAAGTAGATAAAAGTGATGCAACACAAATTGGTGCTCCATTACAAGGTTTGTTGTCAACGATTTTAGTGAAAAACGGAGAAGATATTGTGAAAAATCAGCCGTTATTTATAATTGAAGCTATGAAAATGGAAACTACCATTACAGCAAATGAAAACGGAACGATAAATAAAATAGTTTTAAAAGCAGGAACGATGGTAAATGCCGATGATTTAATTATTAAGTTGAAATAATGTTGATTAATCTGATATAATATAAATTATTGCAATGTCAGTTCGAGTGATTTTTGGTAAAAAATTGTATAGAGAACTTATTTTGTAATTAATTGTGGTTACTGTTAACATAAAAAAAACTTCAAATAATCATAAGAATTATTTGAAGTTTTTTTATTTTATTAGTGTTTAAAACTACTAAATGCTATTGTTAAAAAGATTGCATAGAAACTAGTTTAAAATATTCGCCTTTTTTTGCAAGCAATTCTTCATGTCTACCTTGTTCAACTATTTTCCCTTTTTTCATAACTGCAATAATATCAGCTTTTTGAATTGTAGAAAGTCTGTGAGCTATGACTAAAGAAGTTCTGTTTTGCATCATTTTTTCTAGAGCAACTTGCACCAATTGTTCAGATTCTGTGTCTAAAGCAGAAGTTGCTTCATCTAAAATCATAATTGGTGGATTTTTTAAAACTGCTCTTGCAATAGATAAACGTTGTTTTTGTCCACCAGAAAGAGAGTTTCCAGAATCACCAATATTAGTATTAAATTTTAGAGGTAAATCTTTAATAAATTCATAAGCATTTGCAATTTCAGAAGCTTCTTTAATCTGTTCTTCAGATGCGTTTTCAGTACCTAATTTAATATTATTTTTTACTGTGTCATTAAATAAAATAGATTCTTGAGTAACAATGCCCATTAAACCTCTTAAAGATTTTTTTGTGATGTCTTTAATTTCTATTCCATCAATAGAAATAGAGCCTTTATTTACATCATAAAAACGCGTAATTAAGTTTGCTAAGGTAGATTTTCCACTTCCAGATTGCCCAACTAAAGCAACAGTTTGTCCTTTTTTAATGGTTAAAGAAAAATCTTTTAAAACATAATCATTTTTGTATTTGAATGAAATGTTATTAAAGCAAATTTCGTTTTTAAAATCTTTTTTGATAAATGCATTAGGTTTGTCTTTAATACTGTTTTCAGTATTTAAAATTTGCATAATTCTTTCTGCAGAAGCTTCTCCTTTTTGAATGTTATAATAAGATGTTGTAATTAATTTAATAGGGTTTAAAACCGTATAAAACAAAACAATATATCCCATAAATTCATCTGGTTGCAGAGAACTTGTATTCGATAAAACTTCTGTTCCTCCATACCAAAGAATAGCAATAATAGTAGCAGAACCTAAAAATTCACTCATTGGTGATGCCAAAGTTTGTCTGTGAAAAACACTTGTCATTAAAGATCTAAAGGTTTCTGTTGAGGTATTGAATTTGCGTTCAATAATTTTCTCAGAATTAAAACCTTTTATCACTCTTAAACCTGTTAAAGTTTCTTCTATAAATGATAAAAAAGTTCCTGTTTCTTTTTGAGCTTTTATAGATTTTGCTTTTAATTTTTTGCTGATTGATGAAATAATAAATCCAGAAACTGGTAATAAAATAAAAACAAAAAGTGTTAATTTCAAACTCATAAAGAGCATGATAGAAATGGCAATCACAACTGTTAAAGGCTCTCTTACTATGGTTTCTATAGATGTTAGAATAGAAATTTCAACTTCTTGAACATCCGAAGTCATACGAGCAATAATATCTCCTTTTCTTTTTTCGGTGAAGTAGGAGATAGGCAACTCTACAATTTTATTGTAGAGTTTATCCCTTATATCCTTTACAATTCCTGTTCTTAAAAAAGTAATTACGTAAGAAGCTAAATATCTAAATAAATTCTTTAAAAAGAACATAGAAAGTGCTAATAAACAAATAAAGAAAAGTGTGTTTATTTGTCCTTCATTTTCTATTTTCTCAGAAATAAAATGATAAAAACTGTCTTTTAAAAAACCGCCAATTCTAGTAAATCCTTCATAAGTAGGTTTTGTAACTACTTTTTTATCCGTTCCAAAAAGTATTCCTAAAACAGGAATAAAAGCTAAAACTGATAAGACATTAAAAATAGCATAGAAAATATTGAAGATAATATTTAAAAGGGTAAATTTTCTGTATTTCTTCTCGTATCTTAAAATGTCTTTAAAATGATTCATTAATTCAATTTCATTTCCTTAATAATTCTTTGAATTTTAGCATCCAATTCAGCTTCAACAGTTTTTGCATTTTCTATTGCGTCCAAAGGAGTGTTTACACTAAAGTAGAATTTAATTTTAGGTTCTGTTCCACTTGGTCTTGCAGCGATTCTTGTTCCGTTTGCTGTTTGATAAATTAACACATTCGATTTTGGTAAATCAATTTCTGTTACTTCGCCAGTTATAATATTTTTCTTAGTTGATGCATCATAATCAGAAAGAGACTCTACTTTTTCTCCATCAATTTCAGTTAAAGGATTGTTACGCATATCGCTTAACATTTGTTGAATTTCTGCAGCACCGTCCATTCCTTTTTTGGTGATTGAAATTAAATGCTCTTTATAAAAACTATTTTTAACATAAATGTTTAATAATTCTTCATAGAAAGAGCTTCCGTGTTGTTTTGCATACGCAGCCACTTCACAAGCTAAAAGAGTAGCAGTTACAGCATCTTTATCGCGAACAAAATCACCAACCATATAACCAAAACTTTCTTCTCCACCACCAATAAAATCAAGCTCTGGAAAATCTCTTACCATTTTAGCAATCCATTTAAAGCCTGTTAAACCAACTTTGGTTTCAACATTATAAGTTTCAGCAACTTTATTTACTAATTCTGTAGAAACTATTGTGGAACCAACAAATTGTTTACCATTAATTTCACCTTCATCATTCCATTTTTTTATTAAAAAATTTGTCATTACAACCATGGTTTGATTTCCGTTTAATAACTTCATGTTTCCATCAAGGTCTCTAACAGCAACACCTAATCTGTCACAGTCAGGATCTGTACCAATTACAATATCAGCATTAATCTTATTAGCTAAATCAGTAGCCATTTTTAAAGCTTCTGGTTCTTCTGGATTTGGAGATTTTACAGTAGGAAAATCTCCATTTGGTACTCTTTGTTCTTCAACAATATGTATATCTGTATAACCTGCTTTTGCTAATGCATCTGGTACAGAAACAATAGAAGTACCATGTAAAGAAGTAAATACAATTTTTAAGTTATCTCTATTAATTCTATCAGATAAAGAACCATTTTTAACAGATGCTTCAATAAAATCTCTATCTACATCTTTACCTATTACTTCTATTAAACTTTCATTTGCATCAAATTTAATTTCAGAAAAATCTAAGTCATTTACTTTTGCAATAATTCCGCCATCATGAGGAGGAACAATTTGGCCACCATCTGCCCAATATACTTTATAACCATTGTATTCTGGTGGATTATGAGAAGCAGTTAAAACAATACCTGCATCACAACCTAAATGACGAACTGCATATGATAGTTCTGGAGTTGGACGTAAATCTTCAAAAAGAAATACTTTAATATTATTTGCAGATAAAACATCTGCAACTACTTTTGCGAATTTTTTACTGTTATGTCTACAATCAAAAGCAATTACAACTTTTAATTCTTCTTTTTTTACGTTTTCTATTAGATAATTAGATAATCCTTGTGTTGCTCTACCTAATGTGTATTTGTTAATTCTGTTGGTTCCTGCACCCATAACTCCACGCATTCCACCAGTTCCGAATTCCATGTTTTTGTAGAATCTGTCTGCTAAATCACTTGGATTGTTGTTAATGATATCTTGTATTTCTGATTGAGTTTCGGCGTCAAAAGTTGATGTTAGCCATTGTTTTGCTTTGTTTAAAATATCTTCCATAGAGAATTAAATTTTGGTTACTAAATTAGGTGAACAAATATACTATTTAGAAATTAAGTTTTTCTTTAATTGTGTAGTGTTTTTCGTCGCTTTTTGTTTTTATAATGAGTTCGCCAATAAAACCAGCTAAAAAAAGTAAAGTTCCTAAAATCATAGAGGTTAATGCAATGTAAAACCAAGGGTTGTCTGTAACTAAAATAGTTTTTGAACCATTATACAATTTATAAAGTTTGTAGGCGCCAATATAAAATGCAGATGTTGTTCCAAATAAAAACATAAAAGTACCCCAAAGCCCAAAAATGTGCATCGGTCTTTTGCCAAATTTTGATAAAAAGGAAATTGTAATTAAGTCTAAAAAACCGTTTATAAAACGGTCTATACCAAATTTTGTTACTCCATATTTTCTTGCTTGATGTTTTACAACTTGTTCGCCAATTTTTGTAAAACCTTCATTTTTAGCTAAAACAGGAATGTACCTGTGCATTTCGCCACTTACTTTTACGGTTTTTATAACTTCGTTTTTGTAGGCTTTTAATCCGCAGTTAAAATCGTGTAATTTTAATCCTGATGTTTTTCTTGCGGCAGCATTAAATAATTTTGAAGGGATATTTTTAGTGATAATATTATCGTATCTTTTCTTTTTCCAGCCAGAAATTAAATCGAAATCTTCATCAATAATTAAGTTATATAAATCTGGTATTTCTTCTGGATTGTCTTGTAAATCGGCATCCATAGTAATTACTACATTGCCTTTTGCTAGTTGAAAGCCGGCATCTAAAGCCTGACTTTTTCCATAATTTTTTTGAAAACGAATTCCTTTTACGTTCTTGTTTTTTGCAGACAATTGCTCAATTACATTCCAAGAATTGTCTTTGCAGCCATCATCAATAAAAATAATTTCATATAAATAACGATTGGATTGCATAACTTTTGCAATCCAATCGTGTAATTCTATTAAAGATTCATCTTCGTTAAGAAGTGGTATTACTACCGAGATATCCATATTTTTTGTTGTAAAGTTACAAGTTGTAAAGTTAAAAAGTCTTGAAGAAATACTTTCAAATTTGTTACTTTAAAAACTTTAAACTATAAATTTAATAAGTATCTTCTTCAGTTTTTTTCATAATTGCAGCAGTAATTGCAGAAATTACGAATCCTAAAAATAAACTCATAACTACAATACTACCATATAAAGATAATTCAAAATAATCCTTAGTCATTTTTGTAGACATTTCTATTTGATCGCTAGACATACCT
Protein-coding sequences here:
- a CDS encoding nuclear transport factor 2 family protein, with translation MNANLETWHTVIFNQDRTKLLEILADDVVFHSPVVHTPQKGKQLTFMYLSAAFVVFFNDTFKYVREVVNETETLLEFEVEIDGILVNGIDMISWNDEGKITSFKVMLRPLKALNLIHAKMGEMLLKYQNKK
- a CDS encoding pyruvate carboxylase translates to MKIKKVLVANRGEIAIRIFRACSEISVKTVGIFTYEDRYSLHRYKADESYQIGEDNQPLKPYLDINAIIKVALENNVDAIHPGYGFLSENAEFAQKCEDNNIIFVGPKVSVLKSLGDKIAAKKVAIENDIPIIRSNQKPLESLEIALFEANIIGYPLMLKAASGGGGRGMRVIREEEELKKAYGESKREALNAFGDDTVFLEKFVENPKHIEIQIVADNYGNTVHLFERDCSVQRRYQKVIEFAPSYGLKEETKNDLYNYAITICKAVNYNNIGTVEFLVDDDGSIYFIEVNPRIQVEHTVTEVVTNIDLVKTQLFIAGGYKLSDQQIKIANQKSIKINGYALQCRITTEDPQNDFKPDFGTISTYRSASGFGIRLDAGSVYQGVKISPFFDSMLVKVTANSRTLDGASRKIRRALSEFRIRGVKTNMPFLDNILKHDTFKKGAITVNFIKSNPDLFIFKAPRNRANKVITYLADITVNGNPDVKKFDATKTFIKPRIPKFDADARFPKGTKDLLTELGPDKFSQWLKNEKKIHYTDTTMRDAHQSLLATRMRTFDMLKVAEGYVKNNPDIFSMEVWGGATFDVCLRFLQENPWERLQLLRAKMPNVLLQMLIRGSNGVGYKAYSDNLIGKFVEQSWENGVDLFRVFDSLNWMKSIAPCIEHVRTKTQGLAEGSICYTGDILDVKNTKYNLKYYVDLAKEIESSGAHILGIKDMAGLLKPYAASELVGALKAELNIPVHLHTHDTSSIQSATYLKAIEAGVDVVDVALGGLSGLTSQPNFNSIVEMMKFHERENPININSLNVYSNYWETVREYYYPFESGLKSGSGEVFQHEIPGGQYSNLKPQAQSLGLEDRFHEITKMYAEVNTLFGNIVKVTPSSKVVGDMAQYLVSNNLTVTDVLERGDTISFPQSVASFFKGELGQPVNGFPKKLQKLILKDQIPFTDRPNAHIPPTDFDKEYAEFRKIFENDLGRKIDFTDFLSYKLYPKVFTDAYNNHLKYDNLTNLPTKNFFYGMEIGEEITVDIDKGKTLLVTLDYVGKPNSEGMVTVHFKVNGQGRIVQVKDNSIKVETVSNVKVDKSDATQIGAPLQGLLSTILVKNGEDIVKNQPLFIIEAMKMETTITANENGTINKIVLKAGTMVNADDLIIKLK
- a CDS encoding ABC transporter ATP-binding protein, producing the protein MNHFKDILRYEKKYRKFTLLNIIFNIFYAIFNVLSVLAFIPVLGILFGTDKKVVTKPTYEGFTRIGGFLKDSFYHFISEKIENEGQINTLFFICLLALSMFFLKNLFRYLASYVITFLRTGIVKDIRDKLYNKIVELPISYFTEKRKGDIIARMTSDVQEVEISILTSIETIVREPLTVVIAISIMLFMSLKLTLFVFILLPVSGFIISSISKKLKAKSIKAQKETGTFLSFIEETLTGLRVIKGFNSEKIIERKFNTSTETFRSLMTSVFHRQTLASPMSEFLGSATIIAILWYGGTEVLSNTSSLQPDEFMGYIVLFYTVLNPIKLITTSYYNIQKGEASAERIMQILNTENSIKDKPNAFIKKDFKNEICFNNISFKYKNDYVLKDFSLTIKKGQTVALVGQSGSGKSTLANLITRFYDVNKGSISIDGIEIKDITKKSLRGLMGIVTQESILFNDTVKNNIKLGTENASEEQIKEASEIANAYEFIKDLPLKFNTNIGDSGNSLSGGQKQRLSIARAVLKNPPIMILDEATSALDTESEQLVQVALEKMMQNRTSLVIAHRLSTIQKADIIAVMKKGKIVEQGRHEELLAKKGEYFKLVSMQSF
- a CDS encoding phospho-sugar mutase yields the protein MEDILNKAKQWLTSTFDAETQSEIQDIINNNPSDLADRFYKNMEFGTGGMRGVMGAGTNRINKYTLGRATQGLSNYLIENVKKEELKVVIAFDCRHNSKKFAKVVADVLSANNIKVFLFEDLRPTPELSYAVRHLGCDAGIVLTASHNPPEYNGYKVYWADGGQIVPPHDGGIIAKVNDLDFSEIKFDANESLIEVIGKDVDRDFIEASVKNGSLSDRINRDNLKIVFTSLHGTSIVSVPDALAKAGYTDIHIVEEQRVPNGDFPTVKSPNPEEPEALKMATDLANKINADIVIGTDPDCDRLGVAVRDLDGNMKLLNGNQTMVVMTNFLIKKWNDEGEINGKQFVGSTIVSTELVNKVAETYNVETKVGLTGFKWIAKMVRDFPELDFIGGGEESFGYMVGDFVRDKDAVTATLLACEVAAYAKQHGSSFYEELLNIYVKNSFYKEHLISITKKGMDGAAEIQQMLSDMRNNPLTEIDGEKVESLSDYDASTKKNIITGEVTEIDLPKSNVLIYQTANGTRIAARPSGTEPKIKFYFSVNTPLDAIENAKTVEAELDAKIQRIIKEMKLN
- a CDS encoding glycosyltransferase family 2 protein, coding for MDISVVIPLLNEDESLIELHDWIAKVMQSNRYLYEIIFIDDGCKDNSWNVIEQLSAKNKNVKGIRFQKNYGKSQALDAGFQLAKGNVVITMDADLQDNPEEIPDLYNLIIDEDFDLISGWKKKRYDNIITKNIPSKLFNAAARKTSGLKLHDFNCGLKAYKNEVIKTVKVSGEMHRYIPVLAKNEGFTKIGEQVVKHQARKYGVTKFGIDRFINGFLDLITISFLSKFGKRPMHIFGLWGTFMFLFGTTSAFYIGAYKLYKLYNGSKTILVTDNPWFYIALTSMILGTLLFLAGFIGELIIKTKSDEKHYTIKEKLNF